The Bradyrhizobium betae genomic interval CGGAGACGTCAGGAAAGGCGATGCTCAAAATCAATCCGCAGCATCCCGGGGACCACAAGCTGTCACTGGACGACACCGGCGTTCCCATCGACACGGTACGTTTGGACGATTTGTTGTCGGACAAGGGCCGCAGCAGGCCGAGCCTCATCAAGATCGATGTCCAAGGCGCCGAATTGTCCGTCCTGCGCGGAGCACCAGACATTCTGCGGCACGCGAGGCCGGCTCTTTTCGTGGAGCTCGATGAGGATGGGCTTCGGAAATTTGGAGCCTCTGTCGCGGATGTACTCTGCTACTTGAAGGACTTCGGGTATGATGCCTTCTGGCTCGAAAAGGGCGGGAAGCGCACGGCGGCAAGTCAATCTGATATCGCGACGCGAATCGCCAAGCTAGGCTACGTGGATGTGCTTTTTCTGAACGCGGATGGGAAGTCCTCCGGACAAGAAGATGTGGAGGCAGGAAGCTCATTCCGAGGTTCCGGTCTGCGGGTGCCGGGCTTGACCGGAAACACCGACAAGTCCAAGGAATAGCCAAATGATAACACCGCGGGTGCATGCGCTCGATTGGTCGGCCCCTTCGATCTTTGGGGATGATTTATAGGAACAGGGTCTCTTCATGACCAAACGTGTTGCCCTCATCACCGGCGTGACCGGCCAGGACGGCGCCTATCTCGCCGAGCATCTGCTGTCGCTCGGCTATGTCGTGCACGGCATCAAGCGGCGCTCGTCCTCGTTCAACACCGCGCGGGTCGATCATCTCTATCAGGATCCGCATGTCGGGGACGTGCCGTTCCTGATGCATTACGGCGACATGACGGACTCGACCAATCTGATCCGCCTGGTGCAGCAGATCAGG includes:
- a CDS encoding FkbM family methyltransferase — its product is MFHRVLRDFAVKLFGLVAQIGFNSRLFRRVFLAFYSVYKSRLEAGPVDELRRFVPEGSVVIDVGANVGFFSLRFASWVGPRGEVILLEPEDRNFEALQSLVVREGMIERSRLMKVAAAETSGKAMLKINPQHPGDHKLSLDDTGVPIDTVRLDDLLSDKGRSRPSLIKIDVQGAELSVLRGAPDILRHARPALFVELDEDGLRKFGASVADVLCYLKDFGYDAFWLEKGGKRTAASQSDIATRIAKLGYVDVLFLNADGKSSGQEDVEAGSSFRGSGLRVPGLTGNTDKSKE